Proteins encoded by one window of Winogradskyella sp. PG-2:
- a CDS encoding sodium:solute symporter family transporter, with protein sequence MNWLDYTVIAVYLIGFMAIGYFFKENKNSEDYFLGGKSLGWFPLSLSTMATQLSAISFISAPAFVGLKANGGMKWLTFEFAVPLAMIGIMFFIIPPLYKSGIVSIYEYLERRFSKSTRKLISVVFQISRALGTGVMVFTMALIIQAVAGISFHWTLLIISVVTLVYSYQGGMKAVVWGDAIQMIILFAGLIICLIIGYGLLKDTGTFEGFDADRLQVIDFSNLGLFSGEDYGFWPMFIGGLFLYLSYYGTDQTQAQRLLSAKNEGTIKKLLLANGLLRFPVVLVYCIMGLIIGYLVTSIPEFYESIQQTTKVHYPAEFAKSGLKPDLMIPVFITNYLPNGLIGILMVGIMSAAMSSLSSTINSLSAVTIEDFFNSGEEKLSEKKYMFLSKGLVVFWGTICIAAAYLFGNSQSTVIELINAISSLFFGPILAAFIIAIFFKKVNHIGMNWAIVTAVAVNLIFKYLPEIVYFFSQGSFYSGEGSIHTALVEIGINNVPDLFWIWYNFTGFIIAVIVAIIVSKLTKKVPTKQMELSYSFNHKDLLQKESVILIFFFVFIFIFSYFLPSILG encoded by the coding sequence ATGAATTGGCTAGACTACACAGTAATTGCAGTTTACCTTATAGGCTTTATGGCTATTGGTTACTTTTTTAAAGAGAATAAAAATTCTGAAGATTACTTTTTAGGAGGAAAAAGTTTAGGCTGGTTTCCTCTAAGTTTATCCACAATGGCAACACAATTATCAGCCATTAGTTTTATTTCTGCACCAGCTTTTGTAGGCTTAAAAGCTAATGGGGGTATGAAATGGTTAACCTTTGAGTTTGCTGTTCCGTTAGCGATGATTGGAATTATGTTTTTTATAATTCCACCATTATATAAGTCTGGGATTGTAAGTATCTACGAATATTTGGAACGTCGTTTTTCTAAATCTACTCGAAAACTTATCAGTGTTGTTTTTCAAATTAGTCGTGCTTTAGGAACAGGTGTTATGGTATTTACTATGGCATTAATTATACAAGCTGTTGCTGGTATAAGTTTTCACTGGACCCTTCTAATTATTAGTGTTGTAACTTTAGTCTATTCTTATCAAGGAGGAATGAAAGCCGTAGTTTGGGGTGATGCTATACAAATGATAATTTTGTTTGCTGGGCTTATTATTTGCTTAATTATTGGATATGGTTTATTAAAAGATACCGGAACTTTCGAAGGTTTCGATGCTGACCGACTTCAAGTGATTGATTTTTCTAATCTAGGTTTATTTAGTGGTGAGGATTATGGATTTTGGCCAATGTTTATTGGTGGATTGTTTTTGTATTTATCGTATTATGGTACTGATCAAACACAGGCGCAACGCTTATTATCAGCGAAGAATGAAGGTACTATTAAAAAACTATTACTAGCTAACGGTCTGCTGCGATTCCCTGTAGTTTTAGTCTATTGTATTATGGGACTAATTATTGGGTATTTAGTAACCAGCATACCTGAATTTTATGAAAGTATACAGCAAACAACGAAGGTTCATTATCCAGCAGAATTTGCTAAAAGCGGTTTGAAGCCCGATTTAATGATTCCTGTTTTTATTACTAATTATCTCCCAAATGGACTTATTGGAATTCTGATGGTAGGTATTATGTCTGCAGCGATGTCTTCATTAAGTTCAACTATAAATTCATTAAGTGCTGTTACTATTGAAGATTTCTTTAATAGTGGTGAAGAGAAGTTATCTGAGAAAAAATATATGTTCCTATCAAAAGGGTTAGTAGTTTTTTGGGGAACTATCTGTATAGCTGCAGCTTATCTTTTTGGTAATAGTCAGAGTACAGTAATAGAATTAATAAATGCTATATCATCCTTGTTTTTTGGACCAATATTAGCAGCCTTTATAATTGCAATTTTCTTTAAGAAGGTCAATCATATAGGAATGAATTGGGCAATTGTAACAGCAGTAGCTGTTAATTTGATTTTCAAATATCTACCAGAGATAGTGTACTTTTTTAGCCAAGGTAGTTTTTATTCTGGAGAGGGTTCAATTCATACAGCGCTTGTAGAAATAGGAATTAATAATGTGCCAGATTTATTTTGGATTTGGTATAACTTCACTGGGTTTATTATTGCTGTTATTGTTGCCATTATAGTTAGTAAACTCACTAAAAAAGTACCTACGAAACAAATGGAACTATCGTATAGTTTTAATCATAAGGACCTCTTACAAAAAGAGAGTGTAATTCTCATTTTCTTTTTTGTTTTCATATTCATTTTTAGTTATTTCCTTCCAAGTATTTTAGGTTAG
- a CDS encoding glycerate kinase: MKIILAPDKFKGSLTGIEFCNIIEPILSSNLNAEVIKLPLADGGDGTIEVINYYLDGKTIQAKVNNPIFESVLASYLYSENSKVAFIEMAEASGMKLLDSKHQNCMYTSTYGTGELILDAIDKGAEYIILGLGGSATNDCGIGMATALGYRFLDEENKEVKPIGSQLISINSIDNTLVDKRLKSINFQIACDVTNPLYGEEGAAYIYAKQKGANDSEIEYLDNGLQNISKVLDHHFNIVTQKIKGAGAAGGMGAGCVTFLNAELSPGIELIKEMAQFDSKIKGADWIITGEGQFDDQTLSGKALSGVINSAKNDGINVAAFCGNIDLERDQINQMGITYYAAIMDKAKNFEDAILNTKLYLKEITEVFTQKISL, translated from the coding sequence ATGAAAATCATTCTGGCACCAGATAAATTTAAAGGTTCACTAACAGGTATTGAGTTTTGTAATATTATAGAACCTATATTATCGTCTAACCTAAATGCTGAGGTAATTAAATTACCATTAGCTGATGGAGGTGATGGTACTATAGAAGTCATAAATTATTATTTAGATGGGAAAACGATTCAAGCTAAGGTCAATAATCCCATTTTTGAATCCGTATTAGCCTCTTATTTGTATTCAGAAAACTCTAAAGTAGCTTTTATAGAAATGGCTGAAGCCTCTGGCATGAAGCTTCTCGATTCTAAGCATCAGAACTGTATGTATACATCAACCTATGGTACAGGCGAATTAATACTAGATGCCATAGATAAAGGAGCAGAATACATTATTTTAGGATTAGGCGGCAGTGCTACCAATGATTGTGGTATAGGTATGGCAACGGCTTTAGGTTATCGCTTTTTAGACGAGGAAAACAAAGAGGTTAAACCTATCGGTAGTCAGTTAATTAGTATTAATTCCATTGACAATACTTTGGTAGATAAACGATTAAAATCAATTAATTTTCAAATAGCCTGTGATGTTACCAACCCTTTGTATGGGGAAGAAGGTGCTGCATACATTTACGCCAAACAAAAAGGGGCGAACGATTCAGAAATTGAATATTTAGACAATGGATTGCAAAATATTTCAAAGGTATTAGACCATCATTTTAATATAGTAACTCAAAAAATAAAAGGAGCAGGTGCAGCTGGAGGTATGGGAGCAGGTTGTGTCACGTTTTTAAATGCCGAATTATCACCAGGTATAGAATTAATAAAGGAGATGGCACAGTTCGATTCTAAAATTAAAGGAGCAGATTGGATTATTACAGGTGAAGGTCAATTCGATGATCAAACACTATCAGGAAAAGCGCTCAGTGGTGTTATAAACTCTGCAAAGAATGATGGAATTAATGTTGCTGCTTTTTGTGGTAATATAGATTTAGAACGAGATCAGATAAACCAAATGGGTATAACGTATTATGCTGCTATAATGGATAAAGCCAAAAATTTCGAAGATGCTATTCTAAACACAAAGTTATATCTAAAGGAAATCACAGAAGTATTTACTCAAAAAATTAGTCTGTAA
- a CDS encoding DUF3098 domain-containing protein encodes MGEKKRKDNNKVEFIFGKKNYKWLFIGLAFIVIGFILMAGGGSDDPNVFDPSIFSWRRIRLAPTLVLIGFGIQVYAILLNPNKK; translated from the coding sequence ATGGGAGAAAAAAAACGTAAAGACAATAATAAAGTTGAATTTATATTTGGCAAGAAAAACTACAAATGGCTATTTATTGGATTAGCATTTATTGTTATCGGCTTCATTTTGATGGCTGGTGGTGGAAGTGACGACCCAAATGTATTTGACCCTTCTATTTTTAGTTGGAGACGTATTCGTTTAGCTCCAACCTTAGTTTTAATTGGTTTTGGTATTCAGGTCTATGCTATTCTTTTAAACCCAAATAAGAAATAA
- a CDS encoding cell division protein FtsX: MASSFDNYQKRKLISSYVSVVISIALVLFLLGCLGLLVINSKKVADHFKEQVVMTIYLNDTAKEVEVNQLKKSLAMADYTKVAQYVSKEEAADFMKAETGEDFMDFVGYNPLKNSIDLHLKADYVTTEQLTEITESLSNKAFIEEIRYDNDLVELMNDNVKKITFWVLIISALFTLIAVLLINSSIRLAVYSKRFIIKTMQMVGATKTFIRRPFVWKSVQLGIIGAIIALIGMALVLYYLDLTFLELELLTNTVLIVALFIGIFLLGIIITSISTFIATQRFLNLKTDQLYY; encoded by the coding sequence ATGGCATCATCTTTTGACAATTACCAAAAACGCAAACTAATATCATCCTATGTATCAGTAGTGATTAGTATTGCTTTGGTTTTATTTCTTTTAGGTTGCTTAGGTTTGCTAGTTATTAACTCTAAAAAGGTAGCGGATCACTTTAAGGAACAAGTAGTGATGACTATTTATTTAAATGATACCGCTAAGGAAGTTGAAGTCAATCAGCTAAAAAAGAGTTTAGCGATGGCAGATTACACTAAAGTGGCACAATATGTTTCTAAAGAAGAGGCTGCTGACTTTATGAAAGCTGAAACTGGTGAAGACTTTATGGATTTTGTGGGTTATAACCCATTAAAAAACTCTATTGATTTGCATTTAAAAGCAGATTATGTCACTACTGAGCAACTCACAGAAATCACAGAAAGTCTATCTAACAAAGCTTTTATTGAAGAGATTAGATATGATAATGATTTGGTAGAATTAATGAATGATAATGTAAAAAAAATTACATTTTGGGTGTTAATTATTAGTGCATTATTCACTTTAATTGCTGTTCTACTAATTAATAGTTCTATTCGGTTAGCCGTTTATTCAAAGCGCTTTATTATTAAAACAATGCAAATGGTAGGTGCTACAAAAACCTTTATTCGTAGACCTTTTGTCTGGAAAAGTGTACAACTAGGAATCATAGGAGCCATTATAGCTTTAATTGGAATGGCTTTAGTTTTATATTATTTGGATCTTACATTTCTGGAATTAGAACTATTGACAAATACCGTTTTAATTGTGGCTTTATTTATTGGTATTTTCTTACTTGGTATTATAATCACTTCGATTAGCACCTTTATTGCGACACAACGTTTTTTGAATTTGAAAACGGATCAGTTGTATTATTAA
- a CDS encoding amylo-alpha-1,6-glucosidase, giving the protein MIDKNLVKGAINVLNSNFNDQQGFTIPCEGLYPFQWHWDSGFISIGFAHYDPNKAKREIEALLSGQWANGFIPHIVFHNDSDTYFPGPDYHRTDLHPDCPKNVKTTGITQPPVTGFVLKELYDIVEDKADMLTFIKQNIDKIYKNHEHFYRHRDPNKEGLVYIYHNWESGTDNSPIWDEIWETMDPPKYKYERKDTTHVDAAQRPTNREYDNYIHLLEIAKAHNYDDAKIAELSPFLVQDPLFNAMLIKSNTALIELYELIGGHEEKRTTLNQWQTKAKARFNEKLFNKDLNAYVHYDLRNEKQLSHITSSSFTPLFAGIPSKERATLLVNTLMTKFGEEESYLCASFDPQSDKFNPVKYWRGPVWINLNWLLFRGLKSYDFIDIAKRIKADTLTLIEEHGFYEYFDSRKLEGKNGAYGGNNFSWSAALTIDLLKDKL; this is encoded by the coding sequence ATGATAGATAAAAATTTAGTAAAAGGAGCAATAAATGTTCTCAATTCTAATTTTAATGACCAACAAGGATTTACAATTCCTTGCGAAGGTCTATACCCTTTTCAATGGCATTGGGATTCTGGTTTTATTTCTATCGGTTTTGCACATTATGATCCAAATAAAGCTAAAAGAGAAATTGAAGCTTTGTTAAGTGGGCAATGGGCTAATGGTTTTATTCCGCATATTGTTTTTCATAACGATAGTGACACGTATTTTCCTGGTCCAGATTATCATCGCACAGATTTGCATCCAGATTGCCCAAAGAATGTGAAAACAACTGGAATTACACAACCTCCTGTGACTGGGTTTGTACTAAAAGAACTCTATGATATAGTAGAGGACAAAGCTGATATGTTAACCTTTATAAAGCAAAACATAGATAAGATTTATAAGAATCATGAGCATTTTTATAGGCATAGAGATCCAAATAAAGAAGGTTTAGTTTATATATATCATAATTGGGAATCTGGTACAGATAATTCACCAATTTGGGATGAAATATGGGAAACCATGGATCCTCCAAAATATAAATACGAGAGAAAAGATACAACACATGTAGATGCTGCTCAGCGACCAACCAATAGAGAGTATGATAATTATATCCATCTTTTAGAGATTGCAAAAGCACATAATTATGATGATGCTAAAATTGCAGAATTATCACCATTTTTAGTGCAAGATCCTCTTTTTAACGCGATGCTTATAAAATCTAATACAGCATTAATTGAGCTCTATGAATTGATAGGTGGTCACGAAGAGAAAAGAACCACTTTAAATCAATGGCAAACAAAAGCAAAAGCAAGATTTAATGAGAAGTTGTTTAATAAAGACTTAAATGCTTATGTGCATTACGATTTACGAAATGAGAAGCAATTATCTCACATAACTTCATCATCCTTTACGCCACTTTTTGCTGGTATACCAAGTAAAGAACGTGCCACTCTTTTGGTAAATACTTTAATGACTAAATTTGGAGAAGAAGAAAGTTATCTATGCGCTTCTTTTGATCCGCAAAGTGATAAGTTTAATCCTGTAAAATACTGGCGAGGTCCGGTTTGGATTAATTTAAATTGGCTACTTTTTAGAGGATTGAAATCCTATGATTTTATAGACATTGCAAAACGAATAAAAGCCGACACATTGACTTTAATTGAAGAACACGGTTTTTACGAATATTTTGACTCTAGGAAATTGGAAGGTAAAAATGGCGCTTATGGCGGCAATAATTTTTCTTGGAGTGCCGCATTAACAATCGACTTATTAAAAGACAAATTATGA